Proteins encoded in a region of the Synergistaceae bacterium genome:
- a CDS encoding ABC transporter ATP-binding protein yields MNDACLEVRNLHVHYGGIHALHGVDLRLDRGEIVCVVGANGAGKSTLMWTIAGVQPATKGEILLDGRPLPSRPHEIVGLGVSLVPERRRLFAPLTVRENLVMGAVRRKDPDQIARDMERCFELYPVLRERLSQRAGTLSGGEQQMLAVSRALMSRPSVLLLDEPTLGLAPIVTDALFETILRIRDEGVTILLVEQNALRALEIGDRGYVLQTGEMVKNGPCGELIEDPLIRKAYLGEEE; encoded by the coding sequence GTGAACGACGCCTGTCTGGAGGTGCGAAACCTGCATGTTCACTACGGCGGCATTCACGCGCTCCACGGTGTGGATCTCCGGCTGGACAGAGGGGAGATCGTGTGCGTGGTTGGGGCCAACGGAGCGGGAAAATCCACTCTCATGTGGACAATCGCCGGAGTGCAGCCGGCGACGAAGGGCGAGATCCTGCTGGATGGCCGGCCTCTGCCTTCCCGACCTCACGAAATCGTGGGGCTGGGGGTTTCTCTGGTTCCCGAGCGGCGGCGGCTCTTCGCCCCTTTGACCGTCCGGGAAAACCTCGTCATGGGGGCGGTGCGGCGCAAAGACCCCGACCAAATCGCAAGGGACATGGAGCGGTGTTTCGAGCTTTATCCCGTGCTGAGAGAGCGCCTGTCTCAAAGGGCCGGAACCCTTTCCGGCGGAGAACAGCAGATGCTGGCCGTTTCTCGGGCGCTGATGAGCCGCCCCTCCGTGCTGCTTCTGGACGAGCCGACGCTGGGACTGGCCCCCATCGTGACGGACGCTCTTTTTGAGACCATTCTGCGTATTCGCGACGAAGGCGTCACGATATTGCTGGTGGAGCAAAACGCTCTGAGGGCCCTTGAAATCGGTGATCGGGGCTACGTGCTCCAGACGGGGGAAATGGTGAAAAACGGTCCCTGCGGGGAGCTTATCGAAGATCCCCTGATTCGAAAGGCCTATTTGGGAGAAGAAGAATAA